The Pseudodesulfovibrio cashew genomic sequence GGAACACTCCGAAACGGGGTATCAGTGGTAGACGGACCCGAGCCGGGCGTCCGTTTCCGATACCGGGAGAACCCGAGTTGAACCCATTGCTCTGCAAGGAGAGAGAAATATGAAGAAAATCGAAATCATCACCAGGACGTTCAAGCTCGACGAGGTCAAGACGGCCCTCGCCGGGATCGGCGTCAAGGGCATGACCGTCAACGAAGTCAAGGGATTCGGCCGCCAGGGCGGGCACAAGGAAGTGTACCGCGGCGCCGAATACCAGGTGGACTTCGTGCCCAAGATCAAGATCGATGTGGTCGTCGAGGACGACTTCGCCGCCCAGGTGGTCGAGGCCGCCAGGGACGCCGCCCGGACCGGGCAGGTGGGCGACGGCAAGATCTTTGTTTCCCCGGTGGACGAGGTGGTCCGCATCCGCACCGGCGAAACCGGCGATGAAGCCATCTAATCAGGCCCCCAGTCCCGCCCGGCAGCGTTCCGGGCGGGATTTGCCGAAGCCCTCGGTCCGAGAGTCCCGATAGGCTTCCCTTCACCTCGCCGGCCTCTTCGGAGGCTCGGCTGAACCGCCGGGGCGTACCGACCAGCGCCCCGGCGGTTCAACCCCATCCCGGCTTGCCGCCGCACTCCTCAACCGCTAGGCTATCCGCATGCAGCCAGACGCCCATCTCCCCGAATCCGCCAAGCGCCTCAAGCAGGCCAGGAGCGACCTCTGGGCGCGGGCGAAAAATGGCTCGGTGGGTGGCTTTGCCTGGGAGTATTCCCATCTGGTCGACCAGTATTTCGAAGACCGCATCCTGGAGGCGGGCGGCCAGCGCTTCGCCTTCACCCTCGTGGCCGTGGGCGGTTACGGACGCGGTCGCCTCTGTCCCGGCTCCGACGTGGACGTGCTGCTCCTGTTCAAGCGGAGAATCCCCTCGGGTGCCGCTGCCTTCGTCAAGAAGCTCCTGTTCCCCTTGTGGGACCTCAATTTCGATCTCGGCCACGGCGTACGCACCGTCGCCGACTGCCTGGCCCTGGCCAAGAAGGACTTTCAGGTCCTGGCCTCGCTCCTGGACGCCCGGCCCCTGGCTGGTGACGCCGATGTCTTCCAGGCCTTCCGCGCCGCCTTCGACGCCAAGGTGCTCAGGCGCAAGGGCAAGGTGTTCGCCGAAAGCCTGCGTGAGCACAATCGGACGCGGGCCGCCCAGTACGGCGACGCCACGGGACGGTTGGAGCCCGAACTGAAGAACGGTCTGGGCGGCCTGCGCGACGGGCAGCAGGTCCTCTGGCTCTCCCGGGTGCTGGAGGCAATGGGCGGGAAACCCCTCTTCCTGCCCGAGGAGCTCGCCCGGCTGCGCGAGGACCAGGCTTTTGTCAACCGCGCCCGCACCGCTCTGCACCTGGCCGCCGGGCGCAAGAACGATACGCTCTTTTTCGACCTCCAGCCGCCCACCGCCCGGTTGCTGGGCTTCGCTCCGCAGGACGGCAGCCCCGAGTCCATGGGCCGCGCCGTGGAGTTCTTTCTTTCCCGGCTGCATCAGGCCATGACCCGTATCAAGGCCATGCGCCAGGCCCTGTATCAGGAGGGATTCCCGCGTCCGTTGGAAAGGGTCCCGGTCCTCTCGGTACGCAACCTCGGAGCCGGACCGCAGGGCATCTATTTCAAGTCCCAGGCCGCAGCCACGCCCGAGAATGTGCTCGACGCCTTCCTGGAGTCCTCGCGCACGGGTCTGCCCCTGACCTGGGGGGCGCGCAGGCTCATCCGGCGCGACCCCGGCAGGATTGCGGCCCGGCTGATCGACAAGCGGCAGACCCTATCCATCCTGGTGGAGATATTCCTGTCGCCCAGGGCCGAGGCCGCCTGCGACGGCTTGCTGGAGACACGGTTGCTCCCGGCCATCTTCCCCGAGTTTGGCGACGTGGAGCACCTCATCCAGTTCAATGACTACCACGTTCACCCCGTGGGGCGGCACACCATGGCCGTCATTGCCAGGCTCGCCGCCTTTCGGGACGGTGAACCGGCTTGGGCAGGCGAGATTTTCGCCCGGATAAGCGATCCCAAGCGGCTCATCCTGGCCGGTTTCTTTCATGACCTCGGCAAGGGACAGCCGAGCCATTCCAAGGCCGGGGCACGCATGGCCCGCGATGTCCTGGCTCGCTATGGAAGGGACGGGGAGACCATCGAGGACGTGGCCTTTCTGGTGCAGCACCACCTGCTCATCCCCAAGGCCGCCACCCGCCACGACCTCTCCGACGAGCGAGTGGTCCTGGACGTGGCCGCCACCATCGGGACCCCGGAGCGGCTGGAGATGCTCTACCTGCTCTCCGTGGCTGACTCCACGGCCACAGGGCCCCGGGCGTGGAACAACTGGACCCGCTCGCTCCTTTCCGAGCTGTATTTCAAGGTGAAGCACCTGCTGGACCACGGCCCGCTCTCCGGGCCGGACGCGGCCAAACGGCTGGCCGGTGTCAGGGAAGAGGTCCTGTCCGCCAGCCGGGACAAGGACCCGGAGTTCATCAAGGCGGCCATGGACGCCATGCCTCCGCGCGCCTTTCTCGCCTTTGACGCACCAGTGCTGGCCCGGCAGATCGCCCAGGTGGAGCGGTTCTGGAAGGCTCTTGCCGAGGACCGAATCCGCAAGCCCTCCCGCATCGCGGGCAAGGGTGTGAACCTGGTCGAGGCGGAGCCGGGCCGGGCCAAGGGCACCTACCGGCTGACCATCACGGCCCTGGACCGCACCGGCCTCTTCTCCACCCTGGCCGGGGCCATCGCCCTGCACGGCATGTCCATTCTGGCCGCCGATCTTTTCATTTGGAAGGACGGCACCGCCGTGGACGTGTTTACGGTCAGCGACCCGCCGGAGAATCTCTATCTGGAAGAAGTCTGGGCCCGTATTTCCCGTTCCATCAGCTACGCCCTGCTGGGCAAGCTCGACCTTGCGGCCCGGCTGGAGGAGAGGCGGAGGTCGCCCCTGACCCGGGATCGGTCCAAACCCCGACTCAGGCCGTTGGTCACCGTGAACAACGATCTGAGCGATTTCTATACGATCATAGAGGTGGCGGCCACGGACCGCACCGGCTTCCTGTTCGATATGGCGCGGGTTCTGGCCGAGCACCATCTCTCAATTCATCTTGCCAAGATAACGACCATCAAGGGCCGGGCAGCCGACATCTTCCACGTGCGGGACGAGGACGGCCAGAAGGTGCTGGACGAAGGCCGCATCGAGGTCATTCGCACTGCGCTGCTCACCGCCTCGGGCGGCCCGGAGAGTTGATAAAGTCCATTCCGGCAGACTGTGGAGTGCCGGGGCACGCCTGTCCTTCATATGTATGGGGCAGAGTAGGGGGTGGGGCTTAGTCGGCCTGTTTCCGGTAGAGCTTCAGGTAATCCGCCGCCATCCGTTCGGCGGTGAAGCGTTTCTTCCCGGCGGCAAATGCGGCCTGGCCCAGTTCGCGGCAGGCGGAGCCACTGGTCAGCAGGGTTGTGGCGGCCTGGATAAAGGCGTGTTCGTTCCCTGGCTCCACAAGGATGCCGGTCGCTTGGTCCGTGATCTGCTCGGGCACGCCGCCCACGCCGTAGGCCACGGCTGGCAGGGCCTGGGCCATGGCCTCCAGCAGGACGAGCGAGTGGTTGTCCGCCTTGGTCGGGTAGAGGAGCAGGTCCGAGGCGGCCATGATCAGGGCCAGTTGTTCGCGCCTCACATAGGGCCAGACCACCAGATCGCCGTCGCGGCCGGCGGTATCACCTCCCACAGTGAAGCAAAGGGCCTCGGGCACGTTGGCCTTGAGCGCACTCCAGATGGATTTCCAGCGGTTGCCTGACTTGTATGCTGCGTCAGTGGCGCCGTGAGCTGTGAACAGGACCACTCGCGCTGCCGGATTGATTCCGAGTCGGCTCCGGGCCTCTCGTTTGCTTGTCGGCCGCTCAGGCCAGGGGATGCCGTTGGGGATAACGGTCACGGGCCGGAAAAGGTGGGTTTTGGCCAGCCGGGCCAGCCATCGGGATGGAGCGGCAAGCGCCGGTTCGAGGCGATGAATCTGGCGAAGCTTTTCCTTTCGCAGGTCCGCGGCCCCCGGAAACTTGCGCGGGCAGGCCGGGACGCACCCCGCGTTCAACTCCGGACAATCCAGCGGGTAGGGGCAGCCGCCGGTGAACAACTCGCAGTCGTGCAGGGTTATGACGGTCCGGCGGCCGGGCGGAATGGCCTCCAGCAGCGCGGGCCAGTCTCCGGTGCAGTGGACATGGGCCACGGCCCCCCTGGGCAGGTATCTTCCGAAATCGCCGGGCAGGATCGCGGCGGAATCAGGGCCCTCCCCCAACTCGAAGCTGAGGTTGGCCTCAATGCCCGCCTCGGCCTGGGCTTCCATGAGCAGTCTGGCCACGCGCGTGGCTCCACCGGAAGATTCCAGACCCGTATGGTGGTAGACCGAAACCGGTTCCGTCATGCTCAACCGTCCGCCTTCTCCATGTCCAGAACCATGTCGACCAGGTCCTCGTCATGCGGATCGGGCATGATCTTGAAGCCGAACTTCTTGGACAGTCCCTGCATGGCTTTGTTTTCTACCATGGTTTGCCCGGTGAGCTGTTTGGTGCCGCGATCCTGGGTGTAGCGGATACCCTTGTGGAAGAGTACGGAGCCCAGCCCCGCACCTTTCTGGTCGGAGCGGACCACAATGGCGAATTCCGCCTCGGAGTTGTCGGGCCGGGTGTTGGTGCGCATGACGCCCAGAGTTTCGGGTTCGCCGTTTTCGTTCATGGACGTGGCGATAAAGGCCATCTCCCGGTCATAGTCGATCTGGGTGAAGCGGGCTATGTCCTTGTGGTCGAAGTCGCGCTGGACCACGCCGAAGAAGCGCAGCCGGAGGTCTTCGTCCGAGAGCTGAGCCAGGAAGGCGCGGTGGGTGTCTTCGTCCTCGGGCCGGATGGGCCGTATGGTCACCTTGCGGCCGTTCTTGAGGATCACGCACTCCTCCAGTTCGCGGGGGTAGGGCCGGATGGCCAGCCGTTTCTCCCCGTGCCCCTCGAACGGGGCGATGGCGATCTTGCCGCCCAGGGCGAGCACACCTTCGCTGTCCGCGTAGAACGGGTTGATGTCGATGGACGTGATCTGGGGCACGTCGATGAAGAGCTGGGAAATCTGGATGAGGGTCAGGCAGATGTCGTCGATGTCCACCGGGGGCTGCGAGGGCGTGCCCTTCAGCAGCGTGGCGATGCGCGTACGCCCGACCAGTTCCTTGGCCAGGGACATGGACAGCGGGGGCAGGGTCAGGGCCTTGTCCTGAATCATTTCGCGGGCCATGCCGCCGTGGCCGAAGGCCAGGACCGGGCCGAAGACCGGGTCCACGTTGGCGGAGATGAACAACTCGTGCGCACCCGGCCTGCGCCCCATCTTCTGGACCGTGAAGCCCTCGATGTAGGCATCCGGCCTCTCTCGCGTGCAGCGGGCAAGGATGGAAGCCGCGCCTTCCCAGACGCGTTCGGGTGTTTCTAGGTCGAGGAGCACGCCGCCCACGTCATAGGGTTGGGGGACCTGGGGACTGCGTAGCTTGATGGCCACGGGGTAGCCGAGCTTGTCTGCCGCGATGACCGCTTCCTTGGCCGAGACCGCGATGCGTGTCTCCACCACGGGCACGCCGTAGGAGGCCAGGATATCTTTGGCCTCGGGTTCGGTCAGGGATTCCCGTCCCTGTTCGAGCGCTTTGCTGACGATCTCCCGCGCCGTATTGGTGTCCGGGAAGAAATCCGACGGCAGCGAGTCCGGAGTCTCGATCAGCAGCTCCTGGTTGCGCAGGTATTCGGCCATGTACAGGAACGCGCGGACCGCCTGGGTGGGGGAGTCGTAGGTGGGGATGTCCGCTCGGCGGAATGTCTCGCGTGCCTCCTCGGCCGTGCCCGAGCCGAGCCAGGCAGTCAGGACCATGCGCTTGACTCGCTTGAGCGCATCGCGAAGCGCTTCCGCCACTTCCACGTCCGGCTGGGCGGTCCAGGGCACGTGCATGACCAGAATGCCGTTGGAGTTCTTGTCCTTGAGCAGCAGCTTGAGCACCTGGGCGTAGTCCTTGCCGTCTGCATTGAACGGAATATCCACGGGGTTGGAGCGCGACCAGTTGTCCTCGCCGAGCACTTCGCTGATGGCATTGATGGTCGTTTCGTCCAGTTTGGCCAGCTCGCCGCCGCCGGCGAGGAGTCGGTCGGCAGCCAGGATGCCCGCGCTGGTCCCGTTGGTCAGGATGGCCAGCTTCTTGCCGAACACGTGCTTGGGCGTACCCAGGGTCTGGGCCGCGTCAAACAGGCCATCAATGTTTTCCACGCGGAGCATGCCCGCCCGGCGGAAGGCCACGTCGTAGACCGCGTCCACCAGCCGGTGGTCTCCGGTTTCCCGGAGCTTGAGGTCGCCGAGCACCGTGTCCAGGGCCTGTCCGGGCCGGATGACCAGCACGGGCTTGTTGCGCGATGCTGCCCGAGCCGCGGACATGAACTCGCGGGCGTCCTTGATGGACTCGACATAGAGCATGATGGACCGGGTCAGAGGGTCGGAGCCGAGGTAGTCCAGGATGTCGGAAAAGGAGACATCGATGCGGCTGCCCAGTGCGATCATGTGCGAAAAACCGATGCCTTTGGCGCGCGCCCAGTCAAGGACCGTGGCAAACAGGGAGTCGGACTGGGAGATGAAGGCCACCTTGCCGGGAGCCACGTCCGAGTGCGCCAGAGAGGCGTTCAGGTTCAGTGAGGGAACCATGAATCCCAGTGACTTTGGGCCGATGATCCTGATATCGGGCGGATTGGCGATGGACAGGATGGTTTCCTTGATGTCCTGTCGTTCCTCCCGGTTCATGGCGGCGAATCCCGCACCCATGAGCACCGCGCCACGGGTGCCTCGCTCCTTAAGAGAGTGAATGATCTCGGGCACTTCATCCAGCGGGGAGCAGACGATGGCCAGGTCCGGTGTCTTGGGCAGGTGCTTGACCGACGGATGGGTCAGAACCCCGGCGATGGCCTCGGCCTCGCTGGACACGGGCATGACCGGGCCCATGAAGCCGCCCGCCATGATGTTTCGCATGACAATGTTGCCTGCGTTGCGCGGGTCGTTGGTGGCGCCGATGACTGCGACGGATCGTGGCTTGAACAGGTATTGGAGATTGGTGACGCTCATGGATTCCTCATGATTGGGTTGGTGCTTTGCCACGTTACCTTTTTTTGTTGCCGCCGTGCAACAGCATGTTTCTTGAGGCAATTGAAGAATTCGTTCCCCTCCCTCGCCCCTGTTTGGGCTGCCGTCAGGGCTAAAAAAAGGGAGAATCAGGTGTAATTGTCAAAAATCAGCAGAAAATCGTAGAAAATAAAATTCATCATGTGGAAAACTTTTTGCTGTGAGAAGAGATAGCTCTTATTCCGCAATGCTTTTCGGCTGAAGGGCGTGGTTGTTTAAAACTGTTAACAGTTGGAGAAAATCTGTCGAGGCTCTTTACAATTCTTTAGATTGCGATTCCGTAACCTGTTGAAATGGTGTGGTTGGCCTATTGTTTGCTATCGAGATCGTCACTCGTAGCGATACAAAAATTAAAAGGTGCGAAACGCAATGAAGAAAATGATATTGATCGCCGCAGTGGCGGCTCTGGGCATCCTGATATGCAGCGGACCGGCCCTGGCCCATTTTTTCCCTTCTTATCCGTATACGTCATGGCCCTGGCCCACCCAACCGGTGCCCGAGCCCGATCCCACTCCCGAGTACCCCGAATTGACCGTGGAGTATATCCGCACCGCCACCGGAGCGGAGGCGAGCGTGAGCACCGCTCCCGGTTACACCCAGGTTTCTCATACCACCGACTATTGGCAGCGCCTGGGCAACCAGTGGCTGGTCAACGACGGGGTGGACTGGTCCGTTGACGGCGGCGCCTCCTGGGGACACGATGTGATGCATTGGGGGCACTCCGTGATTTTCCGTTTTGATTTCCAGCGCACCGACGATGGGCTGCACGAGTACGATCAGCTCAAGAGCTGGATCGACTGGAACGGCGATAAGGATTGGGACGACGCGGGAGAGCAGCTCATCGCCGAGAAATGGTACCAGTGGGACCCGAGCGAAGAAAAGCCCTTCTATTTCGACAACTACAGGTTGGACAACGGCCTGCCGGTCAACCTGATCCAGCAGTATTTCTTTGCCGAAGTGGTCGTCCCGGACTATGCCGTCCTCGGCGAGACCTGGCTGCGGGCCCGGGTGCACTGCACCGAAACGCCTTTTGAAGATTTCAGCTGGGATAACAACGTGACGCAGGGTGAGGTTGAGGACTATGCCGTGATCATCGCTTCGCCCGAGCCGTCCACGTTCCTCCTGCTCGGCGCGGGGCTGCTCGCGCTGCTCTGGGCCGGAGCCCGGCGGAACCGTGAGGCCAAGGTCCGAGCCTGATTCCGCTTCTTTTACCAGAATGCGAAACGCGCGGCAGGATTTCCTGCCGCGCGTTTTTTTGCGTCTGCCGATACCGATCGGCAAAGGGGCGTGCAAAAGGATTTCCCACGACTCTCCAAACAGGGTAGCATTGCCATGCCCCGCTTGCTCGCAGGACAGGAGGCGGTGAAAAGCCCTTTATGAAGGGGCTGCCGTTTATGGGGCGAGGATGCCATTTACCTGGAGAAACAGGACCGCTGTGACCTTCGGTGCCGTTCACCGGGCGATTTGGAACCGTTCACCTAAAATTGGTCCCGCAAGCGTAATTCTTTCTTTAAATGAGAATGACGGCGACGCGGTTCTCCCGCCCGCCCATCGAGAGAGTCACGAGAGGTGCGGTCCGCTGGAAGCGGATTCCTCATGGAAAGCATATCAACGAAGCCAGGAGTGTAATGACATGAGCGACGAGAAGAAAATCGAGAGCATGCAGAAGGATGGGCAGGTGTTCCAGCCCGACGAGTCCATGCAGGGACAGGCGTGGATCAAGTCCATGGCCGACTACGAGGCCGAACACGAGCGCGCGATGAACGACCCGGAAGGCTACTGGGGCGAGCGGGCCAAGGATCTCCTTTCCTGGTTC encodes the following:
- a CDS encoding P-II family nitrogen regulator, with product MKKIEIITRTFKLDEVKTALAGIGVKGMTVNEVKGFGRQGGHKEVYRGAEYQVDFVPKIKIDVVVEDDFAAQVVEAARDAARTGQVGDGKIFVSPVDEVVRIRTGETGDEAI
- the glnD gene encoding [protein-PII] uridylyltransferase, with the protein product MQPDAHLPESAKRLKQARSDLWARAKNGSVGGFAWEYSHLVDQYFEDRILEAGGQRFAFTLVAVGGYGRGRLCPGSDVDVLLLFKRRIPSGAAAFVKKLLFPLWDLNFDLGHGVRTVADCLALAKKDFQVLASLLDARPLAGDADVFQAFRAAFDAKVLRRKGKVFAESLREHNRTRAAQYGDATGRLEPELKNGLGGLRDGQQVLWLSRVLEAMGGKPLFLPEELARLREDQAFVNRARTALHLAAGRKNDTLFFDLQPPTARLLGFAPQDGSPESMGRAVEFFLSRLHQAMTRIKAMRQALYQEGFPRPLERVPVLSVRNLGAGPQGIYFKSQAAATPENVLDAFLESSRTGLPLTWGARRLIRRDPGRIAARLIDKRQTLSILVEIFLSPRAEAACDGLLETRLLPAIFPEFGDVEHLIQFNDYHVHPVGRHTMAVIARLAAFRDGEPAWAGEIFARISDPKRLILAGFFHDLGKGQPSHSKAGARMARDVLARYGRDGETIEDVAFLVQHHLLIPKAATRHDLSDERVVLDVAATIGTPERLEMLYLLSVADSTATGPRAWNNWTRSLLSELYFKVKHLLDHGPLSGPDAAKRLAGVREEVLSASRDKDPEFIKAAMDAMPPRAFLAFDAPVLARQIAQVERFWKALAEDRIRKPSRIAGKGVNLVEAEPGRAKGTYRLTITALDRTGLFSTLAGAIALHGMSILAADLFIWKDGTAVDVFTVSDPPENLYLEEVWARISRSISYALLGKLDLAARLEERRRSPLTRDRSKPRLRPLVTVNNDLSDFYTIIEVAATDRTGFLFDMARVLAEHHLSIHLAKITTIKGRAADIFHVRDEDGQKVLDEGRIEVIRTALLTASGGPES
- a CDS encoding glycosyltransferase, encoding MTEPVSVYHHTGLESSGGATRVARLLMEAQAEAGIEANLSFELGEGPDSAAILPGDFGRYLPRGAVAHVHCTGDWPALLEAIPPGRRTVITLHDCELFTGGCPYPLDCPELNAGCVPACPRKFPGAADLRKEKLRQIHRLEPALAAPSRWLARLAKTHLFRPVTVIPNGIPWPERPTSKREARSRLGINPAARVVLFTAHGATDAAYKSGNRWKSIWSALKANVPEALCFTVGGDTAGRDGDLVVWPYVRREQLALIMAASDLLLYPTKADNHSLVLLEAMAQALPAVAYGVGGVPEQITDQATGILVEPGNEHAFIQAATTLLTSGSACRELGQAAFAAGKKRFTAERMAADYLKLYRKQAD
- a CDS encoding bifunctional acetate--CoA ligase family protein/GNAT family N-acetyltransferase, with product MSVTNLQYLFKPRSVAVIGATNDPRNAGNIVMRNIMAGGFMGPVMPVSSEAEAIAGVLTHPSVKHLPKTPDLAIVCSPLDEVPEIIHSLKERGTRGAVLMGAGFAAMNREERQDIKETILSIANPPDIRIIGPKSLGFMVPSLNLNASLAHSDVAPGKVAFISQSDSLFATVLDWARAKGIGFSHMIALGSRIDVSFSDILDYLGSDPLTRSIMLYVESIKDAREFMSAARAASRNKPVLVIRPGQALDTVLGDLKLRETGDHRLVDAVYDVAFRRAGMLRVENIDGLFDAAQTLGTPKHVFGKKLAILTNGTSAGILAADRLLAGGGELAKLDETTINAISEVLGEDNWSRSNPVDIPFNADGKDYAQVLKLLLKDKNSNGILVMHVPWTAQPDVEVAEALRDALKRVKRMVLTAWLGSGTAEEARETFRRADIPTYDSPTQAVRAFLYMAEYLRNQELLIETPDSLPSDFFPDTNTAREIVSKALEQGRESLTEPEAKDILASYGVPVVETRIAVSAKEAVIAADKLGYPVAIKLRSPQVPQPYDVGGVLLDLETPERVWEGAASILARCTRERPDAYIEGFTVQKMGRRPGAHELFISANVDPVFGPVLAFGHGGMAREMIQDKALTLPPLSMSLAKELVGRTRIATLLKGTPSQPPVDIDDICLTLIQISQLFIDVPQITSIDINPFYADSEGVLALGGKIAIAPFEGHGEKRLAIRPYPRELEECVILKNGRKVTIRPIRPEDEDTHRAFLAQLSDEDLRLRFFGVVQRDFDHKDIARFTQIDYDREMAFIATSMNENGEPETLGVMRTNTRPDNSEAEFAIVVRSDQKGAGLGSVLFHKGIRYTQDRGTKQLTGQTMVENKAMQGLSKKFGFKIMPDPHDEDLVDMVLDMEKADG
- a CDS encoding GEVED domain-containing protein, which translates into the protein MKKMILIAAVAALGILICSGPALAHFFPSYPYTSWPWPTQPVPEPDPTPEYPELTVEYIRTATGAEASVSTAPGYTQVSHTTDYWQRLGNQWLVNDGVDWSVDGGASWGHDVMHWGHSVIFRFDFQRTDDGLHEYDQLKSWIDWNGDKDWDDAGEQLIAEKWYQWDPSEEKPFYFDNYRLDNGLPVNLIQQYFFAEVVVPDYAVLGETWLRARVHCTETPFEDFSWDNNVTQGEVEDYAVIIASPEPSTFLLLGAGLLALLWAGARRNREAKVRA